In Nycticebus coucang isolate mNycCou1 chromosome 9, mNycCou1.pri, whole genome shotgun sequence, the following are encoded in one genomic region:
- the LOC128594228 gene encoding 40S ribosomal protein S6-like produces MKLNISFPATGCQKLIEVDDERKLRTFYEKRMATEVAADALGEEWKGYVVRISGGNDKQGFPMKQGVLTHGRVRLLLSKGHSCYRPRRTGERKRKSVRGCIVDANLSVLNLVIVKKGEKDIPGLTDTTVPRHLGPKRASRIRKLFNLSKEDDVRQYVVRKPLNKEGKKPRTKAPKIQRLVTPRVLQHKRRRIALKKQRTKKNKEEAAEYAKLLAKRMKEAKEKRQEQIAKRCRLSSLRASTSKSESSQK; encoded by the coding sequence ATGAAGCTGAATATCTCCTTCCCAGCCACTGGCTGCCAGAAACTCATTGAAGTGGACGATGAACGCAAACTTCGTACTTTCTATGAGAAGCGAATGGCCACAGAAGTTGCTGCTGACGCACTGGGTGAAGAATGGAAGGGTTATGTGGTCCGAATCAGTGGTGGAAATGACAAGCAAGGTTTCCCCATGAAGCAGGGTGTCTTGACCCATGGCCGCGTCCGCCTGCTGCTGAGTAAGGGGCATTCCTGTTATAGACCAAGGAGAACTGGAGAAAGGAAGCGCAAATCTGTTCGGGGTTGCATTGTGGATGCCAATCTGAGTGTTCTCAACTTGGTTATtgtaaaaaaaggagagaaggatatCCCTGGACTGACTGACACTACTGTACCTCGGCATCTGGGGCCTAAAAGAGCTAGCAGAATCCGCAAACTTTTCAATCTGTCTAAAGAAGATGATGTTCGCCAATATGTTGTGAGAAAGCCCTTAAACAAAGAAGGTAAGAAACCTAGGACCAAAGCACCCAAGATTCAGCGTCTTGTAACTCCACGTGTCTTACAACATAAACGCCGGCGCATTGCTCTGAAGAAACAGCgtactaagaaaaataaggaagaggcTGCAGAATATGCTAAACTTTTGGCCAAGAGAATGAAGGAGGCCAAAGAAAAGCGCCAGGAACAGATTGCCAAGAGATGCAGGCTGTCCTCTCTGAGAGCATCCACTTCTAAGTCTGAATCCAGTCAAAAATAA